Proteins from a single region of Phycisphaeraceae bacterium D3-23:
- a CDS encoding pre-peptidase C-terminal domain-containing protein, producing the protein MNHLTTRALLAALLGLGLAAPTLAQADPIVEQGTLTDSDEKLPDESPFDSYTFEASAGDRIVIEMTSTEVDTYLALDSDTMAEVLENDDAGEATTNSKIEYTATADGEFLVIATCYDPEARGEYTVTITVTPGAGGGNIDEDMDDDTHDAVDGQHAESVTLVLDNTEPRVEQGTLSDDDPVREADDRHYDAYTFVAEEGERIAIDLRSEQVDPYLSVMGPGLDEPVENDDYNNSRRHSRVEFVAPAAGEYTVHATCFDKDDRGDYTLSFGGSTSVSGELAGNEPTLPNGEYIDWYDVTCEEGQLLMLQIDGQGFDTYLILEDPMGSWEENDDHGDTLTSRIESNIFQPGNYRVGVTSFEGGETGTYTLSASTAPGYLATRVNGSGVVRGEFDGSEASLNGNGYVDAYAFEAEAGKTVILTLESDDVDTVLKIKGPGQLVEMNDDYHAGDTNSQMAFRVSESGTYYVSATTFRSGEKGSYALDINLDANKFDAGEWAVKEGGQVYGVFVGINDYPGDGDLPYCDADATRTSRVFRQHFGMDRDHSVVLTNDDATIEDIRQAITDIGAQAGPDDMFVFFYSGHGDQVARSGGTDIADPDGNDETLSVYDGDISDDEFAAMLDDINAGTTLVVVDSCFSGGFAKDIVTKPGRIGLFSSEGDCLSMVAEKYQAGGYLSLFFTDAFNKDKDEADINGDHMLTAHELTFYLQQRFDEIVRSGQRGRSSRLYPNGAIDPGNNLGYQRIISDRDGVSPHIILLDW; encoded by the coding sequence ATGAACCACCTAACGACACGCGCTTTGCTCGCGGCCCTGCTGGGCCTGGGGCTCGCGGCCCCGACCCTCGCCCAGGCCGACCCGATTGTCGAGCAAGGCACGCTGACCGACTCGGACGAGAAGCTGCCCGACGAGAGCCCGTTTGATAGCTACACCTTCGAGGCCTCCGCCGGCGACCGCATCGTCATCGAGATGACCTCGACCGAGGTGGATACCTACCTCGCGCTCGACAGCGACACGATGGCCGAGGTCCTCGAGAATGATGACGCGGGTGAAGCCACCACCAACAGTAAGATCGAGTACACCGCGACGGCCGACGGCGAGTTCCTCGTCATCGCGACCTGCTACGACCCCGAGGCCCGGGGCGAGTACACCGTCACGATCACCGTCACCCCCGGCGCGGGCGGCGGCAACATCGACGAAGACATGGACGACGACACCCACGACGCCGTCGATGGCCAGCACGCCGAAAGCGTCACGCTCGTGCTCGACAATACCGAGCCCCGCGTCGAGCAGGGCACGCTCAGCGACGACGACCCCGTGCGCGAAGCCGACGACCGCCACTACGACGCCTACACCTTCGTCGCCGAGGAAGGCGAGCGTATCGCGATCGATCTGCGCTCCGAGCAGGTCGACCCGTACCTGTCTGTGATGGGCCCCGGCCTGGACGAGCCGGTCGAGAACGACGACTACAACAACTCACGCCGCCACAGCCGTGTCGAGTTTGTCGCGCCCGCCGCCGGCGAGTACACCGTCCACGCCACCTGCTTCGACAAGGACGACCGCGGCGACTACACCCTGAGCTTCGGCGGGTCGACCTCCGTCTCGGGCGAGCTCGCCGGCAACGAACCCACCCTGCCTAACGGCGAGTACATCGACTGGTACGACGTCACCTGCGAAGAGGGCCAGCTCCTCATGCTCCAGATCGACGGCCAGGGCTTTGACACCTACCTCATCCTCGAAGACCCCATGGGCTCCTGGGAAGAAAACGACGACCACGGCGACACCCTCACTAGCCGCATCGAGTCCAACATCTTCCAGCCCGGCAACTACCGCGTCGGTGTCACCAGCTTCGAGGGCGGGGAGACCGGCACCTACACCCTCTCCGCCAGCACCGCGCCCGGCTACCTCGCCACCCGCGTCAACGGCAGCGGCGTCGTCCGGGGCGAGTTCGACGGCAGCGAAGCATCGCTCAACGGCAACGGCTACGTCGACGCCTACGCCTTCGAGGCCGAAGCCGGCAAGACCGTCATCCTCACCCTCGAGTCCGACGACGTCGATACCGTCCTCAAGATCAAAGGGCCTGGCCAGCTCGTCGAGATGAACGACGACTACCACGCCGGCGACACCAACTCTCAGATGGCCTTCCGCGTCTCGGAGTCGGGCACCTACTACGTCTCGGCCACGACCTTCCGCAGCGGCGAAAAGGGTAGCTACGCGCTGGACATCAACCTCGACGCCAACAAGTTCGACGCCGGCGAATGGGCCGTCAAAGAAGGCGGACAGGTCTACGGCGTATTCGTCGGCATCAACGACTACCCCGGCGACGGCGACCTGCCCTACTGCGACGCCGACGCCACCCGCACCTCCCGCGTCTTCCGCCAGCACTTCGGCATGGACCGCGACCACTCGGTCGTCCTCACCAACGACGACGCCACCATCGAAGACATCCGCCAGGCCATCACCGACATAGGCGCGCAGGCCGGCCCCGACGACATGTTCGTCTTCTTCTACTCGGGCCACGGCGACCAGGTCGCACGCAGCGGCGGCACCGACATCGCCGACCCGGACGGCAACGACGAAACCCTCTCCGTCTACGACGGCGACATCTCCGACGACGAGTTCGCCGCCATGCTCGATGACATCAACGCCGGCACCACCCTCGTCGTGGTCGACTCGTGCTTCTCCGGCGGGTTCGCCAAGGATATCGTCACCAAGCCCGGCCGCATCGGGCTCTTCTCCTCCGAAGGCGACTGCCTCTCGATGGTCGCCGAGAAGTACCAGGCCGGCGGCTACCTCTCGCTGTTCTTCACCGACGCGTTCAACAAGGATAAGGACGAGGCCGACATCAACGGCGACCACATGCTGACCGCCCACGAGCTGACCTTCTACCTCCAGCAACGCTTCGACGAGATCGTCCGCTCGGGCCAGCGCGGCCGATCAAGCCGGCTCTACCCCAACGGCGCGATCGACCCCGGCAACAACCTCGGCTACCAACGCATCATCAGCGACCGCGACGGCGTCAGCCCCCACATCATCCTGCTGGACTGGTAA
- a CDS encoding aspartyl protease family protein codes for MPSPRFLVLILLLAALGVPGCNTSGGSTAPPPATRPTIDLTDPSTLPASVTIPLTRHRSYLFARGQVNGTNAGLMLLDTGSNLTLVDNGLANRLGLAVVGEGRTRGIAGTADFEFREVDSLALHGVAIPNQRIASLSMRKLTGGLGVSPGGLVGFNAFADHPFTLDYPGNTLTVYRRDAFTPPRGADRVELRSYRGLPAVVATLGGGQEVLLILDTGANNTVSLPRNVADWPRILATNTAGAGRARGVGGSIEIQNSWLRRLDVFGLRLADVAVTFEPQPLGLSSPHHAVGRIGSEILASFRLTFDMPNRMLYIEFVPDASHE; via the coding sequence ATGCCATCACCACGCTTTCTCGTCTTGATCCTCCTACTCGCCGCACTCGGCGTCCCCGGCTGCAACACCTCCGGCGGATCGACCGCACCGCCCCCCGCCACGCGCCCCACCATCGACCTCACCGACCCGTCGACCCTCCCCGCCTCCGTCACGATCCCGCTCACCCGACACCGCTCGTACCTCTTCGCGCGCGGGCAGGTCAACGGCACAAACGCCGGGCTCATGCTCCTCGACACCGGCAGCAACCTCACCCTCGTCGACAACGGGCTCGCCAACCGGCTCGGCCTCGCCGTCGTCGGCGAAGGACGCACACGCGGCATCGCCGGCACCGCCGACTTCGAGTTCCGTGAGGTCGACTCCCTCGCGCTCCACGGCGTCGCCATCCCCAACCAACGCATCGCATCCCTCAGCATGCGCAAACTCACCGGCGGGCTCGGCGTCAGCCCCGGCGGGCTCGTCGGCTTCAACGCATTCGCCGACCACCCCTTCACCCTCGACTACCCGGGCAACACACTCACCGTCTACCGGCGCGACGCCTTCACACCGCCCCGCGGTGCCGACCGCGTCGAGCTTAGAAGCTACCGCGGCCTCCCCGCCGTCGTCGCCACCCTCGGCGGCGGGCAGGAAGTCCTCCTCATCCTCGACACCGGCGCCAACAACACCGTCTCGCTCCCACGCAACGTCGCCGACTGGCCCCGCATCCTCGCGACCAACACCGCCGGCGCGGGCCGGGCCCGCGGCGTCGGCGGCAGCATCGAAATCCAGAACAGCTGGCTCCGCCGGCTCGATGTCTTCGGCCTCCGCCTCGCCGACGTCGCCGTCACTTTCGAGCCCCAGCCCCTCGGACTCAGTTCCCCCCACCACGCCGTCGGACGCATCGGCAGCGAAATCCTCGCCTCCTTCCGACTCACCTTCGACATGCCCAACCGCATGCTCTACATCGAGTTCGTCCCCGACGCATCCCACGAGTAA
- a CDS encoding four helix bundle protein — MAPPTYEHTRAWKQALALVAHVYKLTQTFPAEEKSGLAGGMRKSIAALPLKLADCWAQDEYEPALAAASAGHALLRDTLVQAQVAYHLALLNKHQLADLRKRTARTAHTLDAMLDDLFEDDTPEQTTKRQAA; from the coding sequence ATGGCCCCCCCCACCTACGAACACACCCGCGCCTGGAAACAAGCCCTCGCGCTGGTCGCACACGTCTACAAGCTCACCCAGACCTTCCCCGCCGAAGAAAAGTCCGGGCTCGCCGGCGGCATGCGCAAATCCATCGCAGCCCTCCCCCTCAAGCTCGCCGACTGCTGGGCACAAGACGAATACGAACCCGCGCTCGCCGCCGCCAGCGCCGGCCACGCCCTCCTGCGCGACACACTCGTGCAGGCCCAGGTCGCCTACCACCTCGCCCTCCTCAACAAGCACCAGCTCGCCGACCTCCGCAAACGCACCGCCCGCACCGCCCACACACTCGACGCCATGCTCGACGACCTCTTCGAAGACGACACCCCCGAGCAGACCACGAAGCGCCAGGCGGCCTAG
- a CDS encoding heme-binding protein, which translates to MADITLDQAKAAVKAALAKSADVGTKMDIAVVDAGANLKAFAREDGAWLGSIDIAMKKARTARWFDMNTGDIGGLSQPGGALYNIEHSNGGLITFPGGVPIKNSAGEVIGAIGVSGSSVENDHTVAQAGADAVS; encoded by the coding sequence ATGGCAGACATCACCCTCGACCAGGCCAAAGCCGCAGTCAAAGCCGCGCTCGCAAAATCAGCAGACGTCGGCACGAAGATGGACATCGCCGTCGTCGACGCCGGCGCCAACCTCAAGGCCTTCGCCCGGGAAGACGGCGCATGGCTCGGATCCATCGATATCGCCATGAAAAAAGCACGCACCGCACGCTGGTTCGACATGAACACCGGCGACATCGGCGGCCTCAGCCAGCCCGGCGGTGCGCTCTATAACATCGAACACTCCAACGGCGGGCTCATCACCTTCCCCGGCGGCGTCCCCATCAAAAACAGCGCCGGCGAAGTCATCGGCGCCATCGGCGTCTCCGGCTCCTCCGTCGAAAACGACCATACCGTCGCCCAGGCCGGTGCGGATGCGGTGAGCTAA
- a CDS encoding HAD-IA family hydrolase, translating to MTDVDALVFDLDGTLADTMPVHFVVWQAVLAPHGLVFPETRFYACGGMPTWRIVEMLAAEQGKAVDVAGIVKAKYDGFFEYVDTVKPIDAVMSVALAHHGKVPLAVATGGKRAAAERTLAAIEATHLFDAIVTADDVEHHKPHPETFLRAAELLGVDPSRCRAYEDADPGIESARAAGMAVVDVRELLDG from the coding sequence TTGACTGATGTTGACGCGTTGGTTTTTGATCTCGACGGCACGCTGGCGGACACGATGCCGGTGCATTTTGTGGTGTGGCAGGCGGTGCTCGCGCCGCACGGGCTTGTGTTTCCCGAGACGCGGTTCTACGCGTGCGGCGGGATGCCGACGTGGCGGATAGTGGAGATGCTCGCGGCCGAGCAGGGCAAGGCAGTCGATGTCGCCGGGATCGTGAAGGCGAAGTACGACGGATTTTTCGAGTATGTGGATACGGTGAAGCCGATCGACGCGGTGATGTCGGTCGCGCTCGCGCACCACGGCAAGGTCCCACTGGCGGTGGCGACGGGCGGGAAGCGTGCGGCGGCCGAGCGCACGCTGGCGGCGATTGAGGCGACGCATCTCTTTGACGCGATTGTGACCGCCGATGATGTCGAACACCACAAGCCGCACCCCGAGACGTTCCTGCGCGCGGCCGAGTTGTTGGGGGTGGACCCGTCGCGCTGCCGGGCGTATGAGGATGCGGACCCGGGGATCGAATCGGCGCGGGCGGCGGGGATGGCGGTGGTGGATGTGCGGGAGTTGTTAGACGGGTGA
- a CDS encoding amino acid permease has translation MAHAGGHLKRELGLFHAVLLGLGSILGTGVFVSIGIAAGVAGPAVLVAIVLAAVLALCNGLSSAQLAAAHPVAGGTYEYGYKYLNDKLGFTAGWMFLCAKSASAATAALGVVGYLDHQYTFHRDWIPSLYRFDAWITVLFAAIALVTVASAVLLGLRRSALLNSLLVSVTLGGLGVACLFVFFSTEIPWWRPFEYVRFQYQHSDHYAQNVIVNALLPATALMFVAFTGYGRVATLGEEVRSPRRTIPVAILWTLAATALIYLLVGYALLLSGVGFDASSRFAEGRQLNPLIYAVRWSGGGGVMLHAIAFAAITAMLGVLLNLILGLSRVALAMGRRGDMPRVFAKVNAGGTTPVPAVLLVAGIIAALTLVGDVKATWSFAAFTVLIYYGITNLACLRLPPEDRLYPRAFAWAGLGGCLFLAWWVEPRYWIAGLVLIVVGLFWQRIAQRVFKKPPDPRDVCVGCGYDLRASSAVCPECGEVIPGSDDGVTVVD, from the coding sequence ATGGCTCATGCTGGCGGACATCTCAAGCGCGAACTCGGGCTGTTCCATGCCGTGCTGCTGGGGCTGGGGTCGATCCTCGGGACGGGCGTGTTCGTGTCGATCGGCATCGCGGCGGGCGTCGCGGGCCCGGCGGTGCTGGTCGCGATCGTGCTGGCGGCGGTGCTGGCGCTGTGCAACGGGCTGAGCAGCGCCCAACTCGCGGCCGCGCACCCGGTGGCGGGCGGGACGTACGAGTACGGCTACAAGTACCTCAACGACAAGCTCGGCTTCACGGCGGGGTGGATGTTCCTATGCGCGAAGAGCGCGAGCGCGGCGACGGCGGCGCTGGGGGTGGTGGGCTATCTGGACCATCAATACACGTTCCATCGGGATTGGATCCCGAGTTTGTATCGCTTTGACGCGTGGATCACCGTGCTTTTTGCGGCGATTGCGCTCGTGACGGTTGCCTCGGCTGTGCTATTGGGCTTGCGGCGGTCTGCGCTGTTGAACTCCCTGCTGGTGAGCGTCACCCTGGGTGGGCTCGGCGTCGCTTGCTTGTTTGTTTTCTTCAGCACCGAGATACCCTGGTGGCGGCCGTTCGAGTATGTGCGCTTCCAATACCAGCATTCCGATCATTACGCCCAGAACGTCATTGTCAATGCCTTGCTGCCCGCGACCGCCTTGATGTTTGTTGCATTCACAGGGTATGGGCGGGTTGCGACGTTGGGTGAAGAGGTGAGGAGTCCGCGCAGAACCATCCCGGTCGCGATTCTGTGGACGCTTGCCGCAACAGCGTTGATCTATCTGCTGGTTGGATACGCGCTGCTACTCTCCGGCGTCGGCTTCGATGCCTCGTCCCGGTTTGCCGAGGGTCGGCAGCTCAATCCCCTGATCTATGCGGTCCGCTGGTCGGGCGGTGGCGGCGTGATGCTGCATGCCATCGCTTTCGCCGCGATCACCGCGATGCTCGGTGTGCTGCTCAATCTGATCCTCGGCCTCTCGCGCGTCGCGCTGGCGATGGGGCGGCGAGGGGATATGCCTCGGGTGTTTGCGAAGGTCAATGCGGGCGGGACGACGCCGGTGCCGGCGGTGCTGTTGGTGGCGGGGATCATCGCGGCATTGACGCTCGTCGGCGATGTCAAGGCAACCTGGTCGTTCGCGGCGTTTACGGTGCTGATCTACTACGGCATCACGAACCTCGCGTGTCTGCGCCTGCCGCCGGAGGACCGGCTGTACCCGCGCGCGTTTGCGTGGGCGGGGCTGGGCGGGTGTTTGTTCCTGGCGTGGTGGGTCGAGCCGAGGTACTGGATCGCCGGGCTGGTGCTGATCGTTGTGGGTTTGTTTTGGCAGCGGATCGCGCAGCGTGTGTTCAAGAAGCCGCCCGACCCGCGCGACGTGTGTGTGGGCTGCGGGTACGATCTGCGGGCATCGTCGGCCGTGTGCCCGGAGTGTGGGGAAGTGATCCCGGGGTCGGATGATGGGGTGACGGTTGTTGACTGA
- a CDS encoding polymer-forming cytoskeletal protein has protein sequence MNTTPARPICCALLAAMLSGVGCETDPATPGGAATNPSGNGRDTTLPTTQYATRTTAAVDAFDEALARGIADNDERLALLQRRWSAVQRAVAAAGVDHEGAFYAARGYWHTGFLRSGDWSWQQSGDLDEPIVIDGRGTVLIQGNANADITVNDDAVVHILGDLNASLILRGAGEVVIAGSINPAGHLVAGGTLDLYTGGGVSGRITAQGSGVLVIDGPLIGNLTTGQPVTAMHITGDCIGQINAPDDAAALLTLRVDGYMPQASLQAALNSGFTRLTATIARSDAQPGLYPAHSDTEPAGRPTSRWVIHERAQR, from the coding sequence ATGAACACGACGCCCGCCCGCCCGATCTGTTGTGCCCTGCTCGCCGCGATGTTATCGGGAGTCGGCTGCGAGACCGACCCCGCCACGCCCGGTGGTGCAGCCACCAATCCGTCGGGTAACGGACGAGACACCACGCTGCCCACGACGCAATACGCCACGCGCACCACCGCCGCGGTCGACGCGTTCGACGAGGCGCTCGCGCGCGGGATCGCCGACAACGACGAACGTTTGGCGCTCTTGCAGCGCCGATGGTCGGCGGTGCAACGCGCCGTCGCCGCGGCGGGCGTCGACCACGAAGGCGCGTTCTACGCCGCGCGCGGCTACTGGCACACCGGCTTCCTGCGCAGCGGCGACTGGTCCTGGCAGCAGTCCGGCGACCTCGACGAACCCATCGTCATCGACGGCCGCGGCACCGTGCTCATCCAAGGCAATGCCAACGCCGACATCACCGTCAACGACGACGCCGTCGTCCATATCCTCGGCGACCTCAACGCGTCGCTCATCCTCCGCGGCGCAGGCGAAGTGGTCATCGCCGGCAGCATCAACCCGGCCGGCCACCTCGTGGCCGGCGGCACGCTCGACCTCTACACCGGCGGCGGCGTGTCGGGACGCATCACCGCCCAGGGGTCGGGGGTCCTCGTGATCGACGGCCCACTCATCGGCAACCTCACCACCGGCCAGCCGGTCACCGCGATGCACATCACCGGCGACTGCATCGGCCAGATCAACGCGCCCGACGACGCCGCGGCATTACTCACCCTCCGTGTGGATGGGTACATGCCACAGGCATCGCTCCAGGCCGCGCTCAACTCGGGCTTCACCCGGCTCACCGCGACCATCGCGCGAAGCGATGCACAGCCCGGACTCTACCCCGCACACTCGGACACCGAGCCCGCCGGCCGACCGACCTCGCGCTGGGTTATCCACGAACGCGCGCAGCGCTAA
- a CDS encoding 5'-methylthioadenosine/adenosylhomocysteine nucleosidase: protein MLGLMGAMQEEVAHLREALDDVTTHRVGGRDYHVGRLDGREAVLAFSRWGKVASASTATTMVDRFGVRELVFTGVAGAVDGGLNVGDIVVADALYQHDLDASPLFAPMEVPLLGACCFAVERERVERGVRAGALFLGRLAEHVEPGELAVLGVASPRVHVGSVASGDQFIASAAARARVEALVPGVLCVEMEGAAVAQVAHEHGVPLTVVRVISDGAAEGSAVDFQRFITEVASRFTAGIVRAWLAERA from the coding sequence ATGCTTGGACTGATGGGCGCGATGCAGGAAGAAGTGGCGCACCTGCGGGAGGCGCTCGACGATGTCACGACGCACCGCGTCGGCGGGCGCGACTACCACGTAGGCCGGCTCGACGGGCGCGAGGCCGTACTCGCATTTTCGCGGTGGGGGAAAGTCGCGTCGGCCTCCACCGCCACGACGATGGTCGACCGATTCGGCGTGCGTGAGCTCGTGTTCACCGGCGTCGCGGGTGCGGTGGACGGGGGGCTGAACGTCGGCGATATCGTCGTCGCGGATGCGCTGTATCAGCACGACCTGGACGCGAGCCCGTTGTTTGCGCCGATGGAGGTGCCGCTGTTGGGGGCGTGCTGCTTCGCGGTGGAGCGTGAACGGGTCGAGCGCGGGGTCCGGGCGGGCGCGTTGTTTCTGGGTCGGCTGGCGGAGCATGTTGAGCCAGGGGAGTTGGCGGTGCTGGGCGTGGCGTCGCCGCGTGTGCATGTTGGCTCGGTCGCGAGCGGGGACCAGTTCATCGCGAGCGCGGCGGCGCGGGCGCGTGTCGAAGCGTTGGTGCCCGGCGTGCTGTGTGTGGAGATGGAGGGCGCGGCGGTGGCGCAGGTGGCGCACGAGCACGGCGTGCCGCTGACAGTGGTGCGTGTGATCTCGGACGGCGCGGCCGAGGGCTCGGCGGTCGATTTCCAACGCTTCATCACCGAGGTCGCCAGCCGATTCACTGCGGGGATCGTACGGGCGTGGCTGGCGGAGCGCGCGTGA
- a CDS encoding WD40 repeat domain-containing protein, producing the protein MKPRTRIMIVLSIALGVALLLLGVFVWPGSLGRSSHVDSSDPQPPTQGLQGGPARDEVASDLIGRPVYTYAVHALAFSDDSAYLALGAGDGGVMRIELALLLAHAQDPEHPSATRLAAHDDWAFAIAFLDDASIVTGGGDNRIVRWDADLQQQHVFEPGGHTNDVHAIAVAPDQRRMYSAGDDRRLIAWDLDDGSVVYDITPHDEQVPALELSPDGAVIATGSRDDHVRLFDAQSGGLLRTLDSHEGDVLDLAFSPDGEHLASVSYDTTVRVHEVRTGALIKTLRGSNSRQFAIAYSADGRYLAAGGESGKIVIYDAADGYSIAHRLRTDADISRLAFSPDGQWLAASSSSGAVMLYGAQTFTLVESMRYEVVEEEE; encoded by the coding sequence ATGAAACCACGCACCCGTATCATGATCGTACTTTCCATCGCGTTGGGAGTTGCGTTGCTGTTGCTGGGTGTCTTTGTCTGGCCCGGGTCGTTGGGGCGGTCTTCGCATGTCGATTCCAGCGACCCGCAGCCGCCGACGCAGGGGTTGCAGGGTGGGCCCGCGCGGGATGAGGTAGCGTCCGACCTGATCGGTCGGCCGGTCTATACCTATGCGGTACACGCGCTGGCGTTCAGTGACGACAGCGCCTACCTCGCGCTGGGGGCGGGCGATGGCGGGGTGATGCGGATCGAGTTGGCGCTTCTCTTAGCGCACGCGCAGGACCCCGAGCATCCGTCGGCCACCCGGCTCGCGGCGCACGACGACTGGGCCTTCGCCATCGCCTTCCTCGACGACGCGTCGATCGTCACCGGCGGGGGCGACAACCGTATCGTCCGCTGGGACGCCGACCTGCAGCAGCAGCACGTGTTCGAGCCGGGCGGGCACACCAACGATGTCCACGCGATCGCGGTCGCGCCCGACCAGCGGCGGATGTACTCGGCCGGCGACGACCGCCGGCTGATCGCGTGGGACCTGGACGACGGGTCGGTGGTCTACGACATCACGCCGCATGATGAGCAGGTGCCGGCGCTTGAGCTTTCGCCCGACGGCGCAGTGATCGCGACGGGTAGCCGGGACGACCATGTGCGACTGTTCGATGCGCAATCGGGCGGTCTGCTGCGCACCCTCGACAGCCACGAGGGTGATGTGCTCGATCTCGCGTTCTCGCCCGACGGGGAGCACCTTGCGTCCGTGAGCTACGACACCACGGTGCGCGTCCACGAAGTCAGAACCGGTGCGCTGATCAAGACGCTGCGCGGGAGCAACAGCCGACAGTTCGCCATTGCCTACAGCGCAGATGGCCGATACCTCGCGGCGGGCGGTGAATCCGGGAAGATCGTCATCTACGACGCGGCCGACGGTTATTCGATCGCGCACCGACTCCGCACGGACGCCGACATCTCGCGCCTGGCGTTCAGCCCGGACGGGCAGTGGCTGGCCGCGTCGTCGTCGTCGGGCGCGGTCATGCTCTACGGTGCGCAGACGTTTACGCTTGTCGAGTCGATGCGGTATGAGGTGGTTGAGGAAGAGGAGTAG
- a CDS encoding RNA-binding protein, which yields MKIYVGNMAFSTTQESLEALFSNYGEVQEVAVITDRDTGRPRGFAFVTMDDEGGKQAIEALNGNEFEGRTLTVNEARPRENRGGGGGGGGGYGNRGGGGGGGGGRW from the coding sequence ATGAAGATCTACGTCGGCAACATGGCATTTTCTACCACCCAAGAGTCGCTCGAAGCGCTCTTCTCGAACTACGGCGAAGTCCAGGAAGTCGCGGTCATCACCGACCGTGACACCGGACGGCCCCGCGGCTTCGCGTTCGTCACCATGGATGACGAAGGCGGCAAGCAGGCCATCGAAGCCCTCAACGGCAACGAGTTCGAAGGCCGTACCCTCACCGTCAACGAAGCACGACCCCGCGAAAACCGCGGCGGTGGTGGCGGCGGTGGCGGCGGCTACGGCAACCGCGGCGGCGGCGGTGGCGGCGGCGGCGGTCGTTGGTAA
- a CDS encoding vanadium-dependent haloperoxidase, which yields MMLGGVNSAARTAEQTEVGLFWAYDRLGMGTPMVLYNDIMRTVAVDQGNTLEQNAQMFALATVAMADAGVVAWDSKFEYDLWRPVTGIRQGNLDGNDDTVGDENWTPLGAPDGEDIVGFTPPFPTYLSGHATFGGALFATLIEFYGTDDITFTVSSEELQYLLDNPDLMAAYGLDLDDTERTFSSFSEAMAENGRSRVYLGIHWNYDDTVAQETGTLVAQAIANGEFIAIPEPTSLVALLLLGLPVAGRALGRRRRV from the coding sequence ATGATGCTCGGCGGGGTCAACTCCGCCGCACGCACCGCCGAGCAGACCGAGGTCGGGCTGTTCTGGGCCTACGACCGGCTGGGCATGGGCACGCCGATGGTCCTCTACAACGACATCATGCGCACCGTCGCCGTCGACCAGGGCAACACCCTCGAACAAAACGCGCAGATGTTCGCACTCGCCACCGTCGCCATGGCAGACGCCGGCGTCGTCGCCTGGGACTCCAAGTTCGAGTACGACCTCTGGCGGCCCGTCACCGGCATCCGGCAAGGCAACCTCGACGGCAACGACGACACCGTCGGCGACGAAAACTGGACACCACTTGGCGCGCCCGACGGCGAAGACATCGTCGGCTTTACGCCCCCCTTCCCCACCTACCTCTCGGGACACGCCACCTTCGGCGGCGCACTCTTCGCCACGCTCATCGAGTTCTACGGCACCGACGACATCACCTTCACCGTCTCGTCCGAAGAACTCCAATACCTCTTGGACAACCCGGACTTGATGGCCGCCTACGGGCTCGACCTCGACGACACCGAACGCACGTTCAGCTCCTTCAGCGAGGCCATGGCAGAGAACGGCCGCAGCCGTGTCTACCTCGGCATCCACTGGAACTACGACGACACCGTCGCCCAGGAAACCGGCACCCTCGTCGCCCAAGCCATCGCCAACGGCGAGTTCATCGCGATCCCCGAGCCGACCTCGCTTGTCGCCCTACTGCTGCTGGGCCTCCCCGTCGCCGGCCGAGCGCTGGGCCGACGGCGTCGGGTGTGA